A window from uncultured Desulfobacter sp. encodes these proteins:
- a CDS encoding gamma-glutamylcyclotransferase family protein, with amino-acid sequence MESERMVTYKKDLPENESIFLFNSLPEELYYFAYGPNMNASRINERSATAKMVTIARLADYRIAFFGHSRIWDGAQANAIREPGHEVWGVVYEFSGTDLERLDAWQDVRMDGTGTFFHYPVRVIGKDGLIYTALMYEKDTLGKPEQPSTPYLDFIIQGAKENHLPAEYIRELKGIKSRQPAFPVPKSRMFNPESLLTWDCSSCSD; translated from the coding sequence ATGGAGTCTGAACGTATGGTAACATACAAAAAAGATCTGCCCGAAAATGAATCCATCTTCCTGTTCAACAGCCTGCCCGAAGAATTATACTATTTTGCATACGGCCCGAACATGAATGCCTCCCGGATAAATGAACGCAGTGCCACCGCCAAAATGGTCACCATTGCCCGGCTGGCAGATTATCGTATCGCATTTTTCGGCCATTCCCGGATCTGGGACGGTGCCCAGGCCAACGCCATCCGGGAACCGGGCCATGAGGTATGGGGCGTGGTATATGAATTTTCCGGCACCGACCTGGAGCGGCTGGATGCCTGGCAGGATGTCCGCATGGACGGTACCGGTACATTTTTTCATTATCCGGTCAGGGTCATAGGAAAAGACGGCCTGATTTACACAGCCCTGATGTATGAAAAGGACACCCTGGGCAAGCCTGAGCAACCCAGCACACCCTACCTGGATTTCATTATTCAAGGGGCAAAGGAAAACCATTTGCCTGCCGAATATATCAGGGAATTAAAAGGGATCAAATCCAGGCAGCCCGCCTTCCCGGTGCCCAAATCGAGAATGTTTAATCCGGAAAGCCTTTTGACATGGGACTGTTCATCATGTTCGGATTAA
- a CDS encoding nitrogenase component 1, whose amino-acid sequence MYSILLKKGEPGNKINLITGWVNPADVTAIKGLLAAMQVDANILFEIEAFDAPLMPKGNHVAHGDTTVEDLTDTANAVATIALNRYEGMKAAKYLEEEFGVPAIIGPTPIGIRNTDTFLANLKQLTGKPIPESLVRERGIAIDAITDVAHMFLADKKVALFGAADLVIGLTQFCLDLEMRPMLLLLGDDNTTYGEDPRIKELEENIDYDMEIITNADLWELDRRLKDGSLELDLILGHSKGRFVSIDNKVPMLRVGFPTYDRAGMFRHPVLGYTGATWLAEQMANTIFADMEYKGVREWSLNVW is encoded by the coding sequence TTGTACAGCATTTTGCTAAAAAAAGGGGAACCCGGCAATAAAATCAACCTGATCACCGGCTGGGTCAACCCGGCTGACGTAACCGCAATAAAAGGCCTTTTGGCGGCAATGCAGGTGGATGCAAATATCCTTTTTGAGATCGAAGCCTTTGATGCGCCGTTGATGCCGAAAGGCAACCACGTCGCCCACGGGGACACCACCGTTGAAGACCTGACGGATACGGCCAATGCCGTCGCCACCATCGCACTGAACCGCTATGAAGGCATGAAAGCTGCCAAATACTTAGAAGAAGAATTCGGTGTTCCCGCTATCATTGGTCCTACACCCATTGGTATCCGCAATACGGACACCTTTCTGGCGAATCTGAAACAACTGACCGGAAAACCTATTCCGGAGTCACTTGTCCGGGAACGCGGCATTGCCATTGATGCAATCACAGACGTAGCGCACATGTTCCTGGCCGATAAAAAAGTGGCGCTCTTTGGTGCGGCAGACCTGGTGATCGGCCTGACGCAGTTCTGCCTGGATCTGGAGATGCGGCCGATGCTGCTTTTGTTGGGGGACGACAACACCACCTACGGGGAAGATCCCAGAATCAAGGAGCTGGAAGAAAACATTGATTACGATATGGAAATTATTACCAACGCCGACCTGTGGGAACTGGACCGGCGGCTTAAAGACGGCAGCCTTGAACTGGATTTGATTCTAGGGCATTCAAAAGGCCGCTTTGTTTCCATTGACAACAAGGTGCCCATGTTGCGGGTGGGGTTTCCCACCTATGACCGGGCAGGCATGTTCCGCCATCCGGTTCTGGGTTATACGGGGGCAACTTGGCTGGCCGAGCAGATGGCCAACACAATTTTTGCCGACATGGAATACAAAGGCGTGCGTGAATGGAGTCTGAACGTATGGTAA
- a CDS encoding nitrogenase component 1, whose protein sequence is MHCELKEKTRTGVINPIFTCQPCGAQFASIGIKDTIGIVHGGQGCVMFVRMLISQHFKESFEIASSSVHEEGAVFGATRRVEESVDVLLMRYPDVRVIPIISTCSTEIIGDDIDGVCNKLNKGLLPEKYAGRDIHLIPIHTPSFEGSMITGYDLAVRDFVQHFAKKRGTRQ, encoded by the coding sequence ATGCATTGTGAACTCAAAGAAAAAACGCGCACCGGCGTTATTAATCCGATCTTTACCTGTCAGCCCTGCGGTGCGCAGTTTGCCAGTATCGGCATCAAAGACACCATCGGTATTGTGCACGGCGGCCAGGGCTGTGTCATGTTCGTGCGCATGCTGATTTCCCAGCATTTCAAGGAGAGTTTTGAAATCGCGTCCTCGTCGGTCCATGAGGAAGGCGCGGTTTTTGGTGCTACCCGGCGGGTGGAGGAATCGGTTGACGTGCTTCTCATGCGCTATCCCGATGTGCGGGTGATACCAATTATTTCAACCTGCTCAACCGAGATTATCGGCGATGACATCGACGGGGTCTGCAACAAGCTGAACAAGGGACTGCTGCCCGAAAAGTATGCAGGCCGAGACATCCATTTAATCCCGATCCATACACCAAGTTTTGAGGGGAGCATGATTACGGGGTATGACCTTGCGGTGAGGGATTTTGTACAGCATTTTGCTAAAAAAAGGGGAACCCGGCAATAA
- the anfG gene encoding Fe-only nitrogenase subunit delta encodes MNAELMKERVEKLVNVIMKNCLWQFHSRAWDRRDQNHGVLTKTTQILCGEQVELETPADRCYWVDAVWLADDYRNRFDWLAELSKNDIKSLMKALHERMDYLMIDGSLNLELTDEHY; translated from the coding sequence ATGAATGCAGAACTGATGAAGGAACGGGTTGAGAAACTGGTAAATGTCATCATGAAAAATTGCCTGTGGCAATTTCACTCCCGGGCCTGGGATCGCCGGGACCAGAATCACGGCGTCCTTACCAAAACCACCCAGATTTTATGCGGCGAGCAGGTTGAACTGGAAACCCCTGCAGACCGCTGCTACTGGGTGGACGCCGTCTGGTTGGCCGATGATTACAGGAATAGGTTCGACTGGTTGGCCGAACTGAGTAAAAACGACATAAAAAGCCTTATGAAGGCGCTACATGAGCGCATGGATTATTTGATGATCGACGGCTCGCTCAACCTTGAACTGACGGATGAACACTATTAA
- the anfD gene encoding nitrogenase iron-iron protein, alpha chain: MPYHEFECSKCIPERKQHAVIKGPGENLTDALPLGYLNTIPGSISERGCAYCGAKHVIGTPMKDVIHMSHGPIGCTYDTWQTKRYLSDNDNFQLKYTFASDMKEKHVVFGAEQMLKQNIIEAFEAFPDIKRMTLYQTCATALIGDDFHAVAQEVMDEMPDVDIFVCNSPGFRGPSQSGGHHTICISWFEEKVGTYEPEIEGDYIINYVGEYNIQGDQYVMEDFFDRMGITINCTFTGNGSYDELRSMHRAHLNVLECARSSEYLCNELRVKYGIPRLDIDGFGFKPLGDSLKKIAMFFGIEDRAQKIIDEETERWLPELEWYKARLDGKKVCLWPGGSKLWHWAYVLQEEMGVNVVSVYTKFGHQGDMEKGIARCDEGTLAIDDPNELEGVEAMEMLEPDIIFTGKRPGEVAKKMRVPYLNAHGYHNGPWKGWEGWVRFARDIYNGIFSPIHKLSFLDISKDEIPTAVGFETQRMISDADLPDEIKNNSQWREYTGIWDCTRDLIKTPEPRNAAESRLSKTA, encoded by the coding sequence ATGCCGTATCATGAATTTGAATGCAGCAAATGTATCCCTGAAAGAAAACAGCACGCGGTCATCAAGGGACCCGGCGAAAATCTTACGGATGCACTTCCCCTTGGGTACCTGAACACCATACCCGGCTCCATCTCGGAACGCGGGTGTGCATACTGTGGTGCAAAACACGTCATCGGCACGCCTATGAAAGACGTCATCCACATGAGCCACGGCCCCATCGGCTGCACCTACGACACCTGGCAGACCAAACGCTACCTCAGCGACAATGACAATTTTCAGCTCAAGTACACCTTTGCCTCGGACATGAAGGAGAAACACGTTGTTTTTGGTGCCGAACAGATGCTCAAACAGAATATTATAGAAGCGTTTGAGGCCTTTCCGGACATTAAACGAATGACGCTTTACCAGACATGCGCCACGGCGCTGATCGGTGACGACTTTCATGCTGTGGCCCAGGAGGTTATGGATGAAATGCCCGATGTGGACATCTTTGTCTGCAATTCTCCAGGATTCCGGGGGCCCAGCCAGTCCGGCGGCCACCACACCATCTGTATATCCTGGTTTGAAGAAAAGGTGGGCACATATGAACCCGAAATCGAGGGTGATTATATCATCAACTATGTCGGCGAGTATAACATCCAGGGCGATCAGTACGTGATGGAGGATTTTTTTGACCGCATGGGTATTACCATTAACTGCACCTTCACTGGCAACGGTTCCTATGACGAACTGCGATCCATGCACAGGGCCCATCTCAATGTGCTGGAGTGCGCCCGATCGTCAGAGTACCTGTGCAACGAACTGCGCGTCAAATACGGTATCCCCCGCCTGGACATTGACGGGTTCGGATTCAAGCCGTTAGGGGATTCACTCAAGAAGATCGCCATGTTTTTCGGCATTGAGGACCGGGCCCAGAAAATCATTGACGAGGAAACTGAGCGCTGGCTACCGGAGCTTGAGTGGTACAAGGCCCGATTGGATGGCAAGAAGGTCTGCCTTTGGCCCGGCGGCTCGAAACTCTGGCACTGGGCCTATGTGCTGCAGGAGGAAATGGGGGTCAATGTCGTTTCGGTCTACACCAAGTTCGGCCACCAGGGGGACATGGAAAAAGGGATTGCGCGCTGTGACGAAGGCACCCTTGCCATTGACGATCCCAACGAGTTGGAAGGCGTTGAAGCCATGGAGATGCTGGAACCGGACATTATTTTTACCGGCAAACGGCCCGGGGAGGTGGCTAAAAAAATGCGGGTGCCTTATCTGAACGCCCACGGGTACCATAACGGCCCATGGAAGGGCTGGGAAGGCTGGGTCCGATTTGCCCGGGACATTTACAACGGGATCTTTTCACCCATCCATAAGTTGTCGTTTCTGGATATCAGTAAAGATGAAATACCCACCGCCGTCGGCTTTGAAACCCAGCGCATGATCTCCGACGCCGATCTGCCCGACGAGATAAAAAACAATAGTCAGTGGCGGGAATACACAGGTATTTGGGATTGCACCAGGGATCTGATCAAAACCCCGGAACCCCGGAACGCTGCAGAATCCAGACTGAGCAAAACGGCGTAA
- the nifH gene encoding nitrogenase iron protein translates to MPRKVAFYGKGGIGKSTTQQNTAAAMAYFYDQKIFIHGCDPKADCTRLILGGKPQETLMDMLREKGAEKITNDSVVRRGFHDIQCVESGGPEPGVGCAGRGIITAINLMEQNKAYTDDLDFIFFDVLGDVVCGGFAMPIRDGKAQEVYIVASGEMMAIYAANNICRGLLKYAKQSGVRLGGIICNSRNVDRELDLMDEFTTAIGTQMIHYVPRDNVVQRAEFNKKTVVDYDAQENQAKEYGELARKIIENEMFVIPKPLNMDELEAMVAKYGLID, encoded by the coding sequence ATGCCCAGAAAAGTAGCTTTTTACGGTAAAGGCGGAATCGGAAAATCAACCACCCAGCAGAATACAGCTGCGGCAATGGCCTATTTTTATGACCAGAAAATTTTTATCCACGGCTGTGACCCAAAGGCGGACTGCACCCGCCTGATCCTCGGAGGCAAACCCCAGGAGACTCTGATGGACATGCTGCGTGAAAAAGGTGCGGAGAAGATTACCAACGACTCGGTTGTCAGGAGAGGATTTCATGATATCCAGTGCGTGGAATCCGGCGGCCCAGAACCCGGCGTCGGCTGTGCCGGACGCGGCATCATTACGGCCATCAATCTCATGGAGCAGAATAAAGCGTATACAGACGATCTGGATTTTATCTTTTTCGATGTTTTGGGTGATGTTGTTTGCGGTGGATTTGCCATGCCCATCCGCGACGGCAAGGCCCAGGAAGTATATATTGTCGCCTCCGGGGAAATGATGGCCATTTACGCGGCAAACAATATCTGCCGGGGACTGCTCAAATATGCCAAGCAGAGCGGTGTGCGTTTAGGCGGTATCATCTGCAACAGCCGTAATGTAGACCGGGAACTTGATCTTATGGATGAGTTTACCACCGCCATCGGCACCCAGATGATCCACTATGTACCCCGGGATAATGTCGTTCAGCGGGCCGAGTTCAATAAGAAAACCGTGGTGGATTATGATGCCCAGGAAAATCAGGCCAAGGAATATGGAGAGTTGGCGCGCAAGATCATTGAAAATGAAATGTTCGTCATCCCCAAACCTTTGAATATGGATGAACTTGAGGCCATGGTGGCCAAATACGGACTGATCGATTAA
- a CDS encoding NifB/NifX family molybdenum-iron cluster-binding protein — MKALHMSEALIHHDYNPARPYVAVASTDGKNIDQPLGRAVSLWIYKAGASSPELVEQRDIPLPSKGLGRWMQLRTVLSDCQWLLVPAIGEAAFKILVNKGIMVYIIEGAISKALGLIAGGGDLNTRARPEILARPTRRQESGIRCTSSVCGGGGRGCFES; from the coding sequence ATGAAAGCGTTGCACATGTCCGAAGCATTGATTCACCACGATTATAATCCGGCACGCCCATATGTTGCCGTTGCCTCCACAGATGGGAAGAATATCGATCAGCCGCTGGGGCGGGCTGTATCTCTTTGGATTTACAAAGCAGGCGCATCTTCCCCCGAGTTAGTGGAACAACGGGATATCCCGCTGCCGTCCAAAGGGCTTGGCCGGTGGATGCAATTGAGGACGGTTTTGTCGGATTGCCAATGGCTGCTGGTCCCCGCCATTGGAGAAGCAGCCTTCAAAATATTGGTGAACAAAGGAATAATGGTATATATCATTGAAGGCGCAATCTCTAAAGCCCTGGGATTGATCGCCGGCGGCGGCGACTTAAATACCAGGGCCCGGCCTGAAATTCTGGCCCGCCCAACCCGGCGGCAGGAATCCGGCATCCGTTGTACAAGCAGTGTCTGCGGTGGCGGCGGAAGGGGGTGTTTCGAAAGTTAA
- a CDS encoding GAF domain-containing protein → MRNTTLESRERNSSYTTGEVCRVKALPSLFQLSKVLDKSENLSQAMDVLLNIMESNLDVVRGMVTLYNRKTGKIFIHKSIGLTLEEERRGIYCLGEGITGQVVETNRAAIIPEIGNEPKFLNRTQSIPAEEDRDLSFICVPIARGKKVLGTISAEVNCASQLFINRVLEILTIVATMTAHAAELYLLENEERNYWLSENKRLQDALKKNTGQIISSAIPSPCVKSTQ, encoded by the coding sequence TTGAGGAATACCACATTGGAATCCAGGGAGCGCAACTCAAGTTACACAACCGGAGAGGTATGCCGTGTCAAGGCGTTACCCTCGCTTTTTCAGTTAAGCAAGGTCCTGGACAAAAGCGAAAACTTATCCCAGGCCATGGATGTGCTCCTCAATATTATGGAGTCCAATCTGGATGTTGTCCGTGGGATGGTGACCTTGTACAACCGTAAAACCGGTAAGATTTTCATCCATAAAAGCATCGGTTTGACGTTGGAAGAAGAGCGGCGGGGGATTTATTGCCTTGGCGAGGGTATTACCGGCCAGGTTGTTGAAACCAACAGAGCCGCAATTATTCCTGAAATCGGTAATGAACCCAAATTTCTGAATCGCACCCAAAGCATACCGGCCGAAGAGGACCGAGACCTATCGTTTATTTGTGTGCCCATTGCCCGCGGGAAAAAGGTTTTGGGGACAATCAGTGCGGAAGTCAACTGTGCGTCTCAGCTATTTATCAATCGTGTGCTGGAAATCCTCACCATTGTTGCGACCATGACGGCCCATGCGGCTGAGCTTTATTTACTCGAAAACGAGGAACGCAACTACTGGCTCAGTGAAAACAAACGCTTGCAGGATGCGCTGAAAAAAAATACCGGGCAGATAATATCATCGGCGATTCCAAGCCCATGCGTGAAATCCACGCAATGA